CCACGTGAGAGTTTATACTTGTTTAGGTGATTATTTGCCCAGCTTATTTTAAGGTATAAAGCTATGGTCAGTAAGTGAAGAGATATTTGAAaccatattagaaaaaaaacacGGAATGACAATTTCCAGGAGCTATGTCcaatatttaagataaaatgaCTAATAAGGTTTATAATATTCACAAAAGATTTTCATAAATACTTGTTTTAAGTGCCTCATGATAAGCAACACAGACTTTTCTTACCTTTGCCTTTGTGAAATCTAGTTGCTTGGGAGGCATTCCTTATTAAAAGAAAGGGTGTTAATACTGTAAAAAGACTATTGCTGGCATCCAAGCAAGtgtcaccaaaaacaaaacaaaacacaacccaaaccctcccctccccaaatttctttataaaataaaatagccattacgttaaaggaaaaatttataaCAATTATGGTTAGGTATATGCATGCTACTTTCATATGGTAATGTCAGAAGCTTGAACTAAGATTAAATAGCTTGATTACACATTAATAAACTTAATGCGATTTGCCCAAAGCTGTTTGAAGGAAAGGAttcttactaaaattaaaaatttatctgGGGAAATAAGGTGAACTCTTTAATTAGTTCAAGTGGCAACTATCAtagttcttattttctattttgtaaaataGTTAGCATTTTCATAGCTTTATCagacatatgtatttttatagaatttcatTTCCCTTATGCAGTACAGTTGCTCTATTTGACTTGctaaaaaaggagataaaagcaAGCTGATATGTACAATAAATTGATTCCATTTGAAGTTATAAGTTGTGAAGACAGAATATGGTAGGTACTTTTCTGTAATTAAATCCTAATGTGGgcttatggggggaaaaaagcttacGAGTTTTGGTTATCAACAtatatggggggaggggaggtattCCTAACATGGAACTTTGTATCACATTGCCTAATTAATAATGCATCAATTTTGGAattgaaaatgtaatatttttattatgagaaaaaagtagtataaatttatctttttaacgAAGGTAAAAGCTGGATCACAATGTCTACATTATTTCACAACATATAACTGGCTCCCAGTTTTTCTAGTCTGAGGTACTTCAGGCCTTACCTTGCTTGGATGACTCAAAAGTACTTcacattcaaaatattattttcaaaatattttataatctattttaaaagctAGTATTTTCATGAAGGAGGCCACTTTTGTCACTTTTGTTGGTGAGCAGATATAGAAAGTTTAAATAACAGAACTTGCCATGTACCTCAGATTTTGTTCCTATAAAATTTCCAAATCACAGTGCCAATAATAATTCAATTAATACAAAACCCAGCAGTTTTAAAGTCATATTTAGTGTTGGCTAATTCTTATTTAGAATCCTATTTAGAATGTAATATCCCAACACTgctacaggaaaaaaattttttttttttgaagattttatttatttattcgacagagatagagacagccagcgagagagggaacacaagcagggggagtgggagaggaagaagcaggctccccgcggaggagcctgatgtggggctcgatcccataacgccgggatcacgccctgagccgaaggcagacgcttaaccgctgtgccacccaggcgccccaggaaaaaatttttttttttctaatagaaatTAAACATATTGTCATAGACAGTtctttaaaagtagttttaaaagacaaaaacacagaaCACCTTTCAAACACACAATTTCCTAGCAAAAATTTTAAGTACATAATTCTCATGTAAGGCACTtccattctttttcaaatataagtttcatagaaatttccattttttaaataataagtctTTATAAATTATACAGTAATACTGTTACTTCAAGTAATACTTTAGTAAATACCCAATTTTGGCataatttccttaaatatttttacctttgACTAGAATGAAGGATGGGCATCAAGTTCTTTGTGGGCTAATCTTAAAGGAATGTTTTATACAATTGGTAATGTTTTATCTTGTTGATCAGGTTCAAGAATCTTGAAATCCTCCAAAGGAAGCCTGCGTAAGGCAGTTGGTAAAATGTGTTCTGATGTGCCCTTAGGTAATATGTTATTTGCTTCCAGATTCTTCACCAAGCACGTGGCTTTGATCCATCTTCGTGTTGCTCTGCGTTCTTTTTGTAagcaagttttcattttctttcttaagcttgctatttctttttccagtttaatTATCCTCTTTTTTGCCTCCATAGGATTCCTAAAAGCATAACTGTGTTCAAGTAGTACTTGCTGACTACTAATGTTTGATTTTAAATTAGATGGTCCTGTCGGGGTacagttgttgtttttcttcaaaagatgCCTTGACTTGAGTTTCTAAGCCAAATAAAATTAGAGGGTTGAACATAAATTATGGAATgtcacaaataagtaaattttgcCCAGTTTTGTATAAAAGTAATTAAACAgctcttttaaaaactgattttaaaagtttgatagGAAACATCAGCTGCCCATCTCATGTAATCGTGGATTCAAGTTTCTCAACTTGTTGAATTAGCCCCAGCCACCTTATTTcgttttgtcttttctctccagAGGGATACAAACATCGTCTGAAAATAGACAATGGACTTACAAGGTCTCTTTCAAGTTATCGAGTATGATTTTAGAgagactttaaaaatcttttgcaatTCTCACGAAGGCCAATTTAAGGTATTCAGACATTTGGTTTATCTCTGATACTGATTTAATCTCTTTTTAGGTAAACGTTATTCTTTCAATTTGGTAATATTTCAAACTTGAGGttctacttaataaaaaattattcccaAGTATCAATAAGATTTACTTATTAAAAGTTCAGTTACATCTCCCATTCAAGGATTTAAAATCTGGCCAGGAACTTTATATCTAAATCTGAAGACCCTGAGgactaccccccaccccacttaatctattttatttaattagtcATCAAGTTCAATTAATTCTACCTCCTAAATATTGTCTATCATAAATCCTTTCCTCTCCATCATTCTTGATCAGGCCTGTATTGTATCTGGcttgaatatactaaaaaattctttaatgatGTCCACCTCATTCTGAACCTCACTAATTCATATCCTGCCACAGAATAATTTTTCTAACAGATTTGATGTTCTGTAATTGGCTAACTTCCTCTTTGCCTCATTATCTAAAGACAAAAAATCTTTACATAGCACACTTAAAATTTAGGATCTCACCCCATTCTGCCATTCACCATCTTGATTTATACTCCCACAATATTAAATCAGTTCCCAGATTATGTCATAACCTcataagtttctttcttttattgattcaacaaacatttattaaaaacacaggAATTCATTTGTGGACAAATACATTTTCCTCTCTGATCAGATTTTTCCCAACTagataaaatactgttttaataCATTCATCATgtactttctctccttccttttacGCATCACTTGTTAACATTTGATTATTTTCTACTTACCCCTCAACCGACTGGCTTTTGTTCTCCTCATGTTATCGTAATTGTCCTGTGCAAGGTTAAGAACCCTCTCCTAAGTTACAAACTCCAGCTTAAATGCCTGAGCTCTGTGAAGTTTTCTGTGATGCCTTCCTCTGAACTTATATTCTTTGGTGTAACTCTGGTATTCTTTGTGTGTGCTGTTCTTAAAGTTCTTCTCACACATTTTGAATGTTACCTTAAAATCAAGAGCAGAATGATGCTAGAGGTTTCATTACTcatgatttttcagttttaccATTGGTTCAATTATTGATAATAACCGGAAGTAATGTGAAATTCCAACATAGTAAAATCAGTTTGGACTGGGAAAAGCATACTGGAGTGAGGAGACCTGAGCTCTAATTGTAGCCTGTACCTTTACTGCACAAGAGGAAGTTTTGTGACTTTCTTGAGCCATATCATTATGTATGAATTTTGATATATTCTGAATTGTTCTAATTtgtaaacaaaaaagaatgggtaccaaaaatggtaaaaatgggtaaaagaaaagTAATGTTACCTACCATAGACTTTAAATGGGTACAAAAATCAAAAATGGTTGGAACAGCATCCATTTTAAGTCGTCGAGTTTGTCCTGTTAAGTCAAAACAGGAGGCTTCAAAGTGCTTGGAACAAAGAAAAGTGTGTTTTCCTGGCACAAAATTTTTGCGCCTAAGCAAGCgaacccattcttttcttcttttaggaTCCAaaggaaacctttaaaaaaaaagggggggggcggaAAGGCAACTCATATTCCAACAATCACATTCTGGCTGCACCTTAAtggttaaaagaaattttaaaagatgatgatTTAAAGTGTCTTTCATCCACATACAAAATTTTAATATCCAGACACTGGAACAAAAACCAATTCATGCTATTTTTTATAAGttgcaaaaaaattaatgaaaaattgaattgggtgcttttatttttcaggattttaAAGAGACCTTTCTTCCCAACCTAGTTCTTAACATgggcattaaaaataaacaagactaTACTGATCTAGGTCAAGGTTACGTAGAACCATTATAAGCATGAGTAATTAACAATGCTATGATCTGCTGATGTATGTACATGGTCAAGACAAATCAAATATCTGCAGATTAAATTTTATCAAGGAAAGCCTAGACAGATTCtggttttccttcctctgtgttcCTTCACTGTGACACTTAACAcattcttttgtaatttttccatCTTAATAAATTTCCAGTGAAATAAAAGTAGATTGTAAGTTTCTTGAGGACAGGGATCATTatatcatctatttatctttaacacttagcacagtgccttgcaAACAGTAGgggctcaacaaatatttgcttaattGATATGAAACAATATATAAATTAACAATTCACTGTATTAATTCCATgtaaactgtatatattttttaaaaatgaactcttaAGCTATGTAGTATAGTAGAAAGCATAATTATTACAAAAAGTAAAATGCTGCTGACAAGCCCAGCAGGAATGTTAttcctttcatatttatttcaaatacaaaatatacTGATATGTACCAGTATATATCtgttaaggaagagaaaaatataagggACTGACCCAAAATTCTAGTGGTAAGTATGCTGACTTGAAAACAGAACTAACTCATGTTTAAAAAGAaccattaaggggcgcctgggtggcacagcggttaagcgtctgccttcggctcagggcgtgatcctggcgctttgggatcgagccccacatcaggctcttccgctatgagcctgcttcttcctctcccactccccctgcttgtgttccctctctcgctggctgtctctatctctgtcgaataaataaataaaaaaaataaaaaacaaaaagaaccatTAAAATCATGTTAAAAGATCATGTAGCTCAGAAACCCCCAAGTGAAGCTTTACTAGGTAACAACGCTTTGACTAGATCAGATATAGTAGGTTTGCCCAGATTACCAGCAGGGAGGGgcacaaataaaaaaccagatTAACTGGTAAGCACCCTCCCATCTCCTATTCCTATCACACCACATAAACATACCATAAtctgaaaatattaacatttgtatGTCACTCTACAGTTTGTGTTTTcatatatgtaagttttttcTATCTCATTAGAAACCTCTGATAGAGGACTTACCTACTCTGCCTAGCCCTTACCTGTTAATAATAATGCATTCTCATTTCAAAGATCTCTGTTGTAATATTTAATGGTTTGAAAATGTTTCCTGTGGCCTAAACTAGAAGCCAAACTTTAGTTTACAAGCACATTTCTTGTTTGGGCCTCAATAAAGATGCAGAACAAGTAAGTATCATTGTATTATCATTGCTGTAAGAATTTTCAGTAATTTTCAGATATATGAAGACTGTCAGATATTGTCTTTcaaccttttaatattttttagctCTTtgtagaaaactatttttttctttgcagaaacttttatttttaaaatttatttttattttttaattttttaaattaacatataatggactatttgtttcagggtacgggtctgtgattcatcagtcttatacaatacccagagctcaccacaacacataccctccccaatgtccatcgaaaactattttttttaaaacaggctccatgcccaacatggggcttgaactcaagaccccgagatcaagaatcgcatgctctaccaatCCAGGTGTCCCTAGCTCTTTTTAAAACTAGCTCCCTAATCATGAAACCAATACCTAACTGACCTTGAGCcaattttccttccttattttaagATTCAATTTAGGAATCCCATATTCCTAAGGAAATTTTTCAAGGACTGGGCTAGATATTCCTATATCATATAGAATATCATTATATTCTAATTGtttacttttctatttctacCCCTAGATTCTAAGTTTCTCCTGGTTAGGAGATATGTTTTTCACTACTTTATCCTGTGAAGTAAGTGCTCAATGAACTTTCTCAGTGAATCAATGAATGAGCAAACTAATAGGATTAGTTTGGCAATATTGATGTTCAAGTTACCTGTgttgaaatagaataaaaataatcaactaTTTTACATGTGACTTTAGACAATGCTTTTATACAGCATTAACCTTAATTATGTTTTTCATGAGTTTGGATTTTTCTCAGCATGTTCAAAGGGTGGGAGATGCGGCCCATAAGCTGAATTTAAGTAATAATAAATCCtcttgtaaatattaaaaaattaacatggtGGTAAGTGATGGATATATTCTTGTCTACCAATAATATAACCAAGCTTTCAGAAACATTAGATGTTTTGGaaaatcagtgttttaaataATGCTATTTTGCTCGAGTCTTTATTAATAGCTGAATGCCTTTTATATTCTAAGACTGTCCTAGGCGCTGAAGACATAGTGGTAAACAAAACTGACCTACCTTTATGGTATCTACTTTTTATGTGAGGATATATTGTAATTAGAAGGGTA
This Ursus arctos isolate Adak ecotype North America unplaced genomic scaffold, UrsArc2.0 scaffold_21, whole genome shotgun sequence DNA region includes the following protein-coding sequences:
- the THAP2 gene encoding THAP domain-containing protein 2 — its product is MPTNCAAAGCATTYNKHINISFHRFPLDPKRRKEWVRLLRRKNFVPGKHTFLCSKHFEASCFDLTGQTRRLKMDAVPTIFDFCTHLKSMKLKSRHLLKKNNNCTPTGPSNLKSNISSQQVLLEHSYAFRNPMEAKKRIIKLEKEIASLRKKMKTCLQKERRATRRWIKATCLVKNLEANNILPKGTSEHILPTALRRLPLEDFKILEPDQQDKTLPIV